A genomic segment from Cyanobacteriota bacterium encodes:
- a CDS encoding aspartate-semialdehyde dehydrogenase, whose product MNNIAILGATGNVGRLLVDLLEERKFPFKTLKLLASKRSAGTTLTSKAGNEYTIELAEPDAFDGIDIVFASAGSDTSKRFAPEIIKRGGVIIDNSSAFRMDPEVPLVVPEVNAEDIAKHKGIIANPNCSTAPLVLALKPLGERFGIKRVVVSTYQSTSGAGKAAMDELTASSKNPKGFEYKEFIHPIAYNLIPQIDVFTDNDYTKEEMKLINESRKMLHRPDLAITCTAVRVPVLISHSESVNVEFDKDISIEAIKKIWSETKSLEIMDDPSSSIYPMPSNVTGKDPVYVGRIRLDESQPKTINFWLVSDNLRIGAALNAVRIGEELIKQKAVA is encoded by the coding sequence ATGAACAACATTGCCATACTAGGAGCAACAGGAAACGTAGGTCGACTACTGGTAGATCTACTTGAAGAGCGCAAGTTCCCTTTCAAGACACTCAAACTTTTGGCTAGTAAGCGTTCAGCAGGAACGACTCTCACTTCCAAGGCCGGTAATGAATATACTATTGAGCTTGCCGAGCCTGATGCTTTTGACGGTATCGATATTGTTTTTGCATCTGCAGGTTCAGACACAAGTAAAAGATTTGCTCCAGAAATAATCAAACGCGGAGGAGTAATCATCGACAACTCAAGTGCGTTTCGTATGGATCCAGAAGTCCCATTGGTGGTTCCAGAAGTTAACGCCGAAGATATTGCCAAGCACAAAGGTATCATCGCTAATCCCAATTGCTCCACAGCCCCCTTAGTGCTTGCTCTAAAGCCACTAGGCGAGAGATTTGGAATCAAGCGGGTAGTAGTCAGCACTTATCAAAGTACCTCAGGGGCTGGCAAAGCAGCAATGGACGAACTTACTGCATCAAGTAAAAACCCCAAAGGATTCGAATACAAAGAATTTATTCATCCTATTGCTTATAACCTCATTCCACAGATAGATGTTTTTACTGATAATGATTACACCAAAGAAGAAATGAAACTCATTAACGAGAGCCGCAAAATGCTACACCGACCAGATCTTGCAATCACTTGCACGGCAGTGCGTGTGCCTGTTTTAATTTCACACTCTGAATCTGTTAATGTCGAGTTTGACAAAGACATAAGTATTGAAGCTATCAAAAAGATTTGGTCAGAAACCAAATCACTTGAAATAATGGATGACCCATCTTCAAGCATCTACCCGATGCCATCCAATGTTACAGGCAAAGACCCTGTCTATGTTGGTCGCATCCGCCTTGATGAGAGCCAGCCCAAGACCATCAACTTTTGGTTGGTTTCTGACAACCTGCGTATTGGTGCAGCTTTGAATGCAGTGAGAATTGGCGAGGAATTGATTAAGCAGAAGGCTGTGGCATAA
- a CDS encoding metallophosphoesterase family protein — MQRLCLILTVFISFQPVLAKNKLIRGPYLQAATDDSITIRWRTEDPSPTFVKYKAYGDKDNKQYQDLVQTTEHQAKLIGLKPQTKYFYTLYSQEKKDQILLGEDRLKSFFFNTKPDRDKTDYTSYVWVLGDPGTNGTKKYDYSDKKSQLKVRDAFYDYHAAQKLPAPSLILTLGDNAYPYASDEDLQRAIFEPYQEILSYVPIFPVFGNHDAGYNKKHKTYTARSYPQPHGSYFDTFSFPETGKAYYSFNDAQVHFIVLDSYDSYWEDLKADRSNLGKAWTSKSTAQNSMIEWLKQDLAINKNADWTIVAYHHPAYATNDDDINEGVWQDWMKTNIVPLLEKHKVDLVLNGHVHNYQRSYQLADFKVVSKNKDKYQKGLGTIYTILGCSGQSYKEADTSELIYQAFAKEGSILLKINPKELDLKFISIDGTILDKFKIVKN; from the coding sequence ATGCAGCGTTTGTGTTTAATTCTCACAGTTTTTATTAGTTTCCAACCAGTTCTTGCCAAAAACAAACTAATAAGAGGTCCTTACCTGCAAGCAGCAACTGACGATTCTATAACCATTCGCTGGCGCACAGAAGATCCAAGCCCCACTTTTGTTAAGTACAAGGCTTATGGAGATAAAGACAACAAACAATATCAAGACTTGGTTCAAACCACAGAACATCAAGCCAAACTCATTGGACTCAAACCCCAAACAAAATATTTTTACACTCTATATTCTCAAGAGAAAAAAGATCAGATCTTACTTGGAGAAGATAGACTTAAGTCATTTTTCTTTAACACTAAGCCAGACCGAGACAAAACAGATTACACCAGTTATGTATGGGTCTTAGGCGATCCTGGAACCAATGGCACCAAAAAATATGATTACTCTGACAAAAAATCTCAGCTCAAGGTTAGAGATGCATTTTATGACTATCACGCTGCTCAAAAACTTCCGGCACCAAGCTTAATTCTCACACTTGGTGACAACGCTTATCCATATGCAAGTGATGAGGATTTACAAAGAGCAATCTTTGAACCCTATCAAGAGATACTTAGCTATGTACCGATCTTCCCGGTCTTTGGTAATCATGACGCAGGTTACAACAAAAAGCATAAGACCTATACGGCAAGATCTTACCCTCAGCCGCATGGCAGCTACTTTGATACTTTTAGTTTCCCAGAAACAGGCAAAGCATATTATTCCTTTAATGATGCTCAAGTGCATTTTATTGTTTTAGACTCCTACGATTCCTATTGGGAAGATCTCAAGGCAGACAGATCCAATCTCGGTAAAGCCTGGACTAGCAAAAGTACAGCCCAGAACTCAATGATCGAATGGCTCAAACAAGATCTTGCTATTAATAAAAACGCCGACTGGACTATTGTTGCCTATCATCACCCTGCCTATGCAACCAATGATGATGACATTAATGAAGGTGTTTGGCAGGATTGGATGAAAACCAATATCGTGCCTTTACTCGAAAAGCATAAAGTAGATCTGGTACTCAATGGTCATGTCCACAACTATCAAAGATCATATCAATTAGCTGATTTCAAAGTAGTTTCCAAAAACAAAGACAAATACCAAAAAGGCTTAGGCACTATTTATACTATCCTTGGCTGTTCTGGACAATCCTACAAAGAAGCAGATACTAGTGAACTCATTTATCAAGCCTTTGCCAAAGAAGGTTCTATCTTGCTCAAAATCAATCCCAAAGAGCTTGATCTCAAATTTATTTCAATTGATGGCACAATCTTAGACAAGTTTAAAATTGTCAAGAATTGA
- a CDS encoding sulfotransferase produces the protein MIKTQCTNPIFIIGCPRSGTTLLASILNRHSQIASGTETHFFDFVSRRNINWKEFTLTSFTKLLAESRIQDFIQAAGISKEKLIKNYKQDPQSKYQSKLEIDQFYKKEVFDLLMNSFLDSRSKARLCENTPQHLCHIEEILTLYPQAKFIHLIRDGRDTIRSLMQMPWRPKGLLNNARFWVQNLKEVSKTINKLDTDSILEIRYEELVTKPEESLELICDFLEEKYEPGLLDNSKDQAAIYSNWESSWKQKTRTQLNTDSINSWQTELDQDSQALLNWYLKDILTGLGYEAQETKLTNKQKLKLGLESLSICWRKLVRTVLNFINR, from the coding sequence TTGATTAAAACGCAATGTACTAACCCAATATTTATTATAGGTTGCCCCCGCTCGGGAACCACGCTACTAGCGAGTATTCTCAATAGACATAGTCAAATAGCTTCTGGGACCGAGACACATTTCTTTGACTTTGTCTCCAGGCGCAACATTAACTGGAAAGAATTTACACTCACGAGCTTCACTAAATTACTAGCAGAATCACGGATTCAGGATTTTATTCAAGCTGCAGGTATTAGCAAAGAAAAACTAATCAAGAATTATAAACAAGACCCACAAAGCAAATACCAATCCAAACTTGAAATAGATCAATTCTACAAAAAAGAAGTCTTTGATCTATTGATGAATAGCTTTCTAGATAGTAGATCCAAAGCAAGATTGTGCGAGAACACTCCTCAACATCTTTGCCATATAGAAGAAATTTTGACTTTGTATCCACAAGCCAAATTTATCCATTTAATTAGAGACGGTAGAGATACGATTAGATCATTAATGCAAATGCCATGGCGGCCAAAGGGCTTACTCAATAACGCCAGATTCTGGGTACAAAACCTCAAAGAAGTTTCTAAGACAATTAACAAACTTGATACAGACTCAATCCTGGAAATTCGCTATGAAGAATTAGTTACAAAACCAGAAGAGAGCCTAGAATTAATTTGTGATTTCCTTGAAGAAAAATATGAACCTGGTTTACTTGACAACTCTAAAGATCAAGCCGCCATATATTCCAACTGGGAGAGTAGTTGGAAACAAAAAACCCGAACTCAACTCAACACTGATTCTATCAATAGCTGGCAAACAGAACTAGATCAAGATAGTCAAGCCCTACTTAATTGGTACCTCAAAGATATTCTCACTGGTTTAGGTTATGAAGCTCAAGAGACCAAATTAACAAATAAACAAAAACTCAAACTTGGACTTGAATCTCTCTCTATCTGTTGGCGCAAGTTGGTTAGAACAGTACTTAATTTTATTAATAGATAA
- a CDS encoding DNA recombination-mediator protein A, whose translation MMMSNSLDIAKTRDSLNIPSTFDLNEEFKNIMDEGNHLIAMIGSKDLSMSQIKIIEMIAFGLASCGNTIITSGGYCGTNYATIKGALRASSDKLKVILPQTISQQIKEVQDQLIGVQHIIEHSEREHMLLSDASRLCNREIVSDCQQLICFLYRDSKTLLDALDFAHSLNKVVTVFYLD comes from the coding sequence ATGATGATGAGTAATTCTTTAGATATAGCGAAAACAAGAGATAGCTTAAATATTCCAAGTACATTTGATCTTAATGAAGAGTTTAAAAACATCATGGATGAGGGCAATCACCTGATTGCAATGATTGGTAGTAAAGACCTTTCAATGAGCCAAATCAAAATCATTGAAATGATTGCATTTGGTTTAGCCTCATGCGGCAATACCATTATTACCAGTGGCGGCTATTGTGGTACTAACTACGCAACGATCAAAGGGGCTCTCAGAGCAAGTTCCGACAAACTCAAAGTCATTCTCCCACAGACAATCAGCCAACAAATCAAAGAAGTCCAGGATCAATTAATTGGAGTTCAGCATATAATTGAACATTCTGAACGTGAACATATGCTGCTTTCTGATGCTAGTCGTCTTTGCAATAGAGAAATCGTTTCTGATTGTCAGCAATTAATTTGCTTCCTTTATAGAGACTCCAAGACTTTACTTGATGCTCTTGATTTTGCTCATAGCTTGAATAAAGTTGTGACAGTGTTCTACCTTGATTAA
- a CDS encoding UvrD-helicase domain-containing protein, protein MGNTVITEEEITKGLNPAQKQAVIQRGSPLLVLAGAGSGKTKVLTHRIAHLISNGVHSGSILSVTFTNKAAKEMKERVTKLVSEENIKYAWLGTFHSVCARILRQDIDKLELIAADGSTRRWTKNFTIFDETDSVNAVKDAIKTLDLDPKIYVPKSVRYRISEAKNEKKLARDFHSSALDYREEKIAQIYSKYEEIMCRNNAFDFDDLLLMSVMLLRNNQNLQRYYSDRFKHILVDEYQDTNHAQYELITLLATGPNLKEEFARGERTLTVVGDVDQSIYSWRGADYKIILGFQEDYPDADIIKLEHNYRSTETILKVANEIINNNTERIEKTLIATKSEGDKVNVFEAADEIEEAQYITAEIQRRVAGGAALTDFAILYRTNVQSRALEEALLRRNMPYVIVGGFRFYDRKEIKDMISYLKSIHNPSDSASLKRIINEPRRGIGATTITKIEEYANQRSYSLYRTMLEIEEMDSLNEPTKKKIKEFVDLMEDLRLKEKSLDLGDLVEELVRKSGYLDMLVKSSDAESESRIDNIQELIGVATDFALHSEDNSLGDFLAEVSLLSEQENTKDKNGRAVVMMTLHAAKGLEFPVVFLAGMEEGIFPHKRSLDSPDKTQLEEERRLMYVGVTRAEDKLYFTHARRRRIFGQSEYASVSRFIAEAPRELLQGYYGQSCSNESQSSFAPGYTGTKKPERGFSREAFTDDLRDCSSFTTDKGSPSSLNLQAGFQGSASYYDQGRGDDARARVRRQQVDNSLQHPAKRSFASDVDAQEVGTMRSMSSANSGKRQIGRDFFVEFAQGDRVKHSKFGEGKVLQVLGSGQKILYNVDFNGLKKLLDPKFAKLIKLG, encoded by the coding sequence TTGGGAAATACTGTCATAACAGAAGAAGAAATAACTAAGGGCTTGAATCCAGCCCAAAAACAAGCCGTTATTCAGAGAGGTTCACCGCTTTTGGTATTGGCTGGTGCAGGCAGTGGTAAGACCAAGGTCCTGACCCATAGAATTGCCCACCTTATATCAAATGGAGTTCACTCGGGTTCGATTTTGTCGGTTACTTTTACCAATAAAGCTGCTAAGGAAATGAAGGAACGAGTCACAAAACTCGTTTCTGAAGAAAACATAAAATACGCATGGCTTGGTACTTTTCATTCGGTTTGTGCCAGGATCCTTAGACAGGATATCGACAAACTAGAGCTAATTGCCGCTGACGGTAGCACTAGACGTTGGACCAAAAATTTTACTATTTTTGATGAGACAGATTCTGTCAACGCTGTCAAAGATGCAATTAAGACATTAGACTTGGATCCCAAGATTTATGTACCGAAGTCAGTTCGTTACAGAATTAGTGAAGCGAAGAACGAAAAAAAACTAGCGAGAGATTTTCATAGCTCTGCTTTAGATTACCGCGAAGAAAAAATAGCGCAGATTTATTCTAAGTATGAAGAGATCATGTGCCGTAATAATGCTTTTGATTTTGATGATTTGCTGTTGATGAGCGTGATGCTCTTGCGTAATAATCAGAATTTGCAAAGATATTATAGTGATCGATTCAAACATATTTTGGTTGATGAGTATCAGGATACTAATCATGCGCAGTATGAATTGATTACTTTGCTTGCTACGGGTCCTAATCTCAAAGAGGAGTTTGCTCGCGGAGAGCGCACACTGACTGTGGTTGGTGACGTTGATCAAAGTATTTATTCTTGGCGCGGGGCTGATTACAAAATCATCTTGGGTTTTCAAGAGGATTACCCAGATGCTGACATTATCAAACTTGAACATAATTATCGTTCTACTGAAACTATTCTTAAAGTCGCGAATGAAATTATCAACAATAATACTGAACGTATCGAGAAGACCTTGATTGCAACTAAGTCAGAAGGTGACAAAGTCAATGTCTTTGAAGCAGCAGATGAAATTGAAGAAGCTCAATATATAACGGCTGAGATTCAAAGGCGAGTAGCTGGCGGCGCTGCACTCACTGATTTCGCGATTCTTTATAGAACCAATGTGCAGTCTCGTGCGCTGGAAGAAGCCTTGTTGAGGCGCAATATGCCTTATGTGATTGTTGGTGGTTTTAGATTCTATGACCGTAAAGAAATCAAGGATATGATTTCTTACCTCAAATCAATCCACAATCCTTCTGACTCTGCTAGTCTCAAACGTATTATTAATGAGCCTCGTCGAGGAATTGGTGCTACTACTATTACTAAGATAGAGGAGTATGCTAACCAGAGGTCATATAGTTTGTATCGAACCATGCTTGAGATTGAAGAGATGGACTCTCTTAATGAACCTACCAAAAAGAAAATCAAAGAATTTGTTGATTTGATGGAAGACTTGCGTCTTAAAGAAAAGTCATTGGACCTTGGTGACTTGGTTGAAGAGCTGGTACGCAAGAGCGGTTACTTAGATATGTTGGTTAAATCATCTGATGCTGAGTCTGAATCTCGCATCGACAATATTCAAGAATTAATTGGAGTTGCAACTGATTTTGCTTTGCACTCTGAAGACAATAGTCTTGGAGATTTTTTGGCTGAGGTTTCTTTATTAAGTGAACAAGAAAACACCAAGGACAAAAACGGACGTGCTGTAGTGATGATGACTCTACATGCCGCTAAGGGACTGGAATTTCCGGTTGTTTTTCTCGCTGGTATGGAAGAAGGTATCTTCCCGCACAAACGTAGTTTGGACTCTCCTGACAAAACTCAATTGGAAGAAGAACGCCGCTTAATGTATGTTGGCGTGACTCGTGCTGAAGACAAACTATATTTTACTCATGCAAGGCGCAGAAGAATTTTTGGACAATCTGAATATGCCTCAGTGAGTAGGTTTATCGCTGAGGCGCCGCGTGAACTATTGCAGGGATATTACGGACAATCATGCTCCAATGAATCTCAATCGAGTTTCGCACCTGGTTATACTGGTACTAAAAAACCAGAACGTGGTTTTAGTCGCGAGGCCTTTACTGACGACTTACGGGACTGCAGTTCCTTTACCACAGACAAGGGCTCTCCATCCTCCCTGAACCTGCAAGCTGGATTTCAGGGTAGTGCTAGTTACTATGACCAAGGTCGTGGTGATGATGCTCGGGCTAGAGTACGCCGCCAGCAAGTAGATAATTCATTACAACATCCTGCAAAACGAAGTTTTGCTAGTGATGTTGATGCACAAGAGGTCGGGACCATGCGAAGCATGAGTTCCGCTAATAGCGGAAAACGTCAAATAGGTAGAGATTTTTTTGTAGAGTTTGCACAGGGC